A DNA window from Kiritimatiellia bacterium contains the following coding sequences:
- a CDS encoding RNA methyltransferase: MSLDNIRVVLVSPIYGGNVGSVCRAMKNMGLQHLAIAAPRGPLDDLESRKMALHADDILANRQEYPTLAEAVADCGLVAGSTARPGLYRSHAKSPREWAPHLIQAAKKSKVALVFGTETDGLSNEDLACCTQIIRIPSSPEYPSLNLAQAVLICCYELFLASGTFELPGEFSPEASGAMREQMFSMWREALLSVGFMKGDKADHMMMGIRRILSRGTLTVKDIRILIGMARQVRWAGGQLKSPATPEP, from the coding sequence ATGTCCTTGGACAACATACGCGTGGTCCTCGTCAGCCCGATCTACGGCGGGAACGTGGGCTCCGTCTGCCGCGCGATGAAGAACATGGGGCTGCAGCACCTCGCCATCGCCGCGCCGCGCGGGCCTCTGGACGACCTGGAATCGCGCAAAATGGCCCTTCATGCCGACGACATCCTTGCGAACCGCCAGGAATATCCCACGCTGGCCGAGGCCGTCGCGGACTGCGGCCTCGTCGCCGGCTCCACCGCCCGCCCGGGCCTCTACCGCTCCCACGCCAAATCGCCGCGCGAATGGGCGCCGCATTTGATCCAGGCCGCAAAAAAATCCAAGGTGGCCCTCGTGTTCGGCACGGAAACCGACGGCCTGTCCAACGAGGATCTTGCCTGCTGCACCCAGATCATCCGTATCCCGTCCTCGCCCGAGTACCCCTCGCTCAACCTGGCCCAGGCCGTCCTGATCTGCTGCTACGAGCTGTTCCTGGCGTCGGGCACTTTCGAGCTGCCCGGCGAGTTCTCGCCCGAGGCCAGCGGCGCGATGCGCGAGCAAATGTTCTCCATGTGGCGCGAGGCGCTCCTCTCCGTCGGCTTCATGAAGGGCGACAAGGCCGACCACATGATGATGGGGATCCGCCGCATCCTCTCCCGCGGCACCCTGACCGTGAAGGACATCCGCATCCTCATCGGCATGGCCCGCCAGGTCCGCTGGGCGGGGGGGCAACTGAAATCACCTGCCACCCCCGAGCCGTAG
- a CDS encoding amidohydrolase, which produces MKDAIIRSVRTLVLLLAAGGCATAPKFSRTGAQPADVVIANARIFTSNTNQLYADSLAIRGERIAYVGSREGVADFVGPNTEVIDGRGRLVTPGFVDNHCHALWIGGMTYLQPWELFTLATQDDILAWIKARAENYPDLPLIGGIGWRMDQLPDGPRREILDAVVSDRPVMLMAYSGQGGWLNSKAIELMEARNPEAFERLSPVRDPETGRCTGECLHYHVVNYLDYWTWDELGPTVEQGVMDAMTKTLNEALSYGVTTVHDIQIYPQFIPTILKFRDRGGLDNVRARCAYFIGHERLADEAQLKKDLRDWKKLRETESGPHLVLGESLKFYIDGTGDNRTAFLLEPYSDDPSTRGRPDWTEEEFNRVIEIADKLGLQCCTHACGDAGARRVIDAYERALKTNGMRDARHSIEHCEMPPAEDWPRMARLDIGASMQPQHFFADAMVENGLGFERVSRRMPWRSLDEAGVRVSFGTDWAAGPFNPAYGLLIAALRMNYKGDNSWGPREAVSIEDGIRFWTLGSARNLFMEDEIGSLEVGKYADLVIFNTNLRKMPTLWFLLTHEVGLGTLDRFVDVTMVGGRKVYEKGRPGRERGSLALTPGRRAENREEISARSGTF; this is translated from the coding sequence ATGAAGGACGCTATCATTCGAAGTGTCAGGACGCTGGTCCTGCTGCTCGCGGCGGGCGGATGCGCGACGGCACCGAAGTTCAGCCGGACGGGCGCGCAGCCGGCGGACGTGGTGATCGCGAACGCGCGGATCTTCACGAGCAACACCAACCAGTTGTACGCGGACTCGCTGGCGATCCGGGGCGAGCGCATCGCCTACGTCGGCTCGCGCGAGGGCGTCGCGGATTTCGTGGGGCCGAACACCGAGGTGATCGACGGGCGCGGACGGCTGGTGACACCGGGCTTCGTGGATAACCACTGCCACGCCCTGTGGATCGGCGGCATGACATACCTCCAGCCGTGGGAATTGTTCACGCTGGCGACCCAGGACGACATCCTGGCCTGGATCAAGGCGCGCGCGGAGAACTATCCCGACCTGCCGCTGATCGGCGGGATTGGCTGGCGGATGGACCAACTCCCGGACGGCCCACGGCGAGAGATCCTCGACGCCGTCGTGTCGGACCGCCCGGTGATGCTGATGGCCTACAGCGGCCAGGGCGGCTGGCTGAACAGCAAGGCGATCGAGCTGATGGAGGCGCGCAACCCGGAGGCCTTCGAGCGGCTCTCCCCCGTGCGCGACCCGGAGACGGGCCGCTGCACCGGCGAATGCCTGCATTATCACGTGGTCAACTACCTGGATTACTGGACCTGGGACGAACTGGGGCCGACGGTCGAGCAGGGCGTCATGGACGCCATGACGAAAACCCTGAACGAGGCGCTGTCCTACGGCGTGACGACGGTGCACGACATCCAGATCTACCCCCAGTTCATCCCCACGATCCTCAAGTTCCGCGACCGGGGCGGGCTGGACAACGTCCGGGCGCGCTGCGCGTACTTCATCGGGCACGAGCGGCTGGCGGACGAGGCGCAGTTGAAGAAGGACCTGCGGGACTGGAAAAAGCTGCGCGAGACGGAATCCGGTCCGCACCTGGTGCTGGGCGAGTCGCTGAAGTTCTACATTGACGGCACGGGGGACAACCGGACGGCCTTCCTGCTGGAGCCGTACTCGGACGATCCCTCGACCCGCGGCCGGCCGGACTGGACGGAGGAGGAGTTCAACCGGGTGATCGAGATCGCGGACAAGCTGGGCCTGCAATGCTGCACCCACGCGTGCGGCGACGCGGGCGCGCGCCGGGTGATCGACGCCTACGAGCGCGCGTTGAAGACCAACGGCATGCGGGACGCGCGGCACAGCATCGAGCACTGCGAAATGCCGCCGGCGGAGGATTGGCCCCGGATGGCGCGGCTGGACATCGGCGCCTCGATGCAGCCGCAGCACTTCTTCGCCGACGCAATGGTTGAGAACGGGCTGGGCTTCGAGCGAGTCTCGCGGCGGATGCCGTGGCGATCGCTGGACGAGGCCGGCGTGCGGGTGTCGTTCGGCACCGACTGGGCGGCCGGCCCGTTCAACCCGGCCTACGGCCTGCTCATCGCCGCCCTGCGGATGAATTACAAGGGGGATAACTCCTGGGGACCGCGCGAGGCCGTGTCCATCGAGGACGGCATCCGGTTCTGGACGCTGGGTTCGGCCCGGAACTTGTTCATGGAAGACGAGATCGGCTCGCTCGAGGTCGGGAAGTACGCCGACCTAGTGATCTTCAACACGAACCTGCGCAAGATGCCCACGCTGTGGTTCCTGCTGACCCACGAGGTCGGGCTGGGCACGCTGGACCGGTTCGTGGACGTGACGATGGTCGGCGGGCGGAAGGTGTACGAGAAGGGCCGCCCCGGCCGCGAGCGGGGCTCGCTGGCGCTGACCCCCGGCCGGCGGGCGGAGAACCGCGAGGAGATCAGCGCCCGCTCGGGCACCTTTTAA
- the rplM gene encoding 50S ribosomal protein L13 produces MKTTLVRESEVVRAWHVVDAAGQPAGRLAVKIANILRGRNKRNYTPHADMGDFVVVINAAQVKLTGSKEEQKIYKDYSGYPSGLKLQKASVIRVRQPTRIVAQAVKGMLPKNHLSRKLIKRLKVYAGAEHPHAAQGAKALAV; encoded by the coding sequence ATGAAAACTACGTTGGTCAGGGAATCGGAGGTCGTCCGCGCGTGGCACGTGGTGGACGCCGCCGGTCAGCCGGCCGGGCGCTTGGCGGTCAAGATCGCCAATATTCTGCGCGGCCGGAACAAGCGCAATTACACCCCGCACGCCGACATGGGCGATTTCGTGGTCGTCATCAACGCGGCGCAAGTCAAGTTGACGGGCTCGAAGGAAGAGCAGAAGATCTACAAAGATTATTCCGGCTACCCGAGCGGCCTGAAACTGCAGAAGGCCAGCGTCATCCGCGTCCGCCAACCCACCCGCATCGTGGCGCAGGCGGTCAAGGGCATGCTGCCGAAGAACCATTTGAGCCGGAAGCTCATCAAGAGGCTGAAGGTGTACGCCGGCGCGGAGCATCCGCACGCGGCACAGGGCGCGAAGGCCCTGGCGGTCTGA
- a CDS encoding aminotransferase class I/II-fold pyridoxal phosphate-dependent enzyme: MPTNDSKSPPSFIAGHIVDMPRSGIRDFFDIVSTMKDIISLGIGEPDFDTPWHVREYTVFALERGATHYTSNMGLLELRRAISKYVEKAFRASYNPETEILITVGVSEALDLALRATLNPGDEVLYHEPCYVSYRSDVILAHGTPVTVEAKRDNQFRLTRAMLEAKATPRTKVLLLNFPNNPTGAILRKEDLVEIAAFARERNLLVITDEIYAELTYDGEHTSIASLPGMKERTIFLHGFSKAWAMTGFRLGYACAPPELTEAMMKVHQYTMLCAPTMSQKAAVEALTKPQTAVQEMTAEYRRRRNYLVKSFEEMGLPCTTPAGAFYAFPYIGHLGISSKDFALKFLDREKVAVVPGTAFGACGEGHVRCAYATSMENIQEAMRRMARFVKGL; the protein is encoded by the coding sequence ATGCCGACGAACGACTCCAAGTCTCCCCCTAGTTTCATCGCCGGGCACATCGTGGACATGCCCCGCTCGGGCATCCGCGACTTCTTCGACATCGTCAGCACGATGAAGGACATCATCAGCCTGGGCATCGGCGAGCCGGACTTCGACACGCCCTGGCACGTGCGCGAGTACACCGTGTTCGCCCTCGAGCGCGGCGCGACGCACTACACGTCCAACATGGGCCTGCTCGAGCTGCGCCGGGCCATCTCGAAGTACGTCGAGAAGGCCTTCCGCGCGTCGTACAACCCGGAGACCGAGATCCTGATCACCGTCGGCGTCAGCGAGGCCCTCGACCTCGCCCTGCGCGCCACGCTGAACCCGGGCGACGAGGTGCTCTACCACGAGCCGTGCTACGTCTCGTACCGGTCGGACGTGATCCTGGCGCACGGGACCCCGGTCACGGTCGAGGCGAAGCGCGACAACCAGTTCCGGCTGACCCGCGCGATGCTGGAGGCGAAGGCCACGCCGCGGACGAAGGTCCTGCTGCTCAACTTCCCGAACAACCCGACGGGCGCGATCCTCCGGAAGGAGGACCTCGTCGAGATCGCCGCGTTCGCGCGCGAGCGCAACCTGCTGGTGATCACGGACGAGATCTACGCCGAGCTGACGTACGACGGCGAGCACACGAGCATCGCCTCGCTGCCGGGGATGAAGGAGCGGACAATCTTCCTGCACGGGTTCTCCAAGGCCTGGGCCATGACGGGGTTCCGGCTGGGCTACGCCTGCGCGCCGCCGGAGCTGACCGAGGCCATGATGAAGGTGCACCAGTACACGATGCTGTGCGCGCCGACCATGAGCCAGAAGGCCGCCGTAGAAGCCCTCACCAAGCCGCAGACGGCCGTCCAGGAGATGACCGCCGAATACCGGCGGCGACGAAACTACCTGGTCAAGAGCTTCGAGGAGATGGGCCTGCCGTGCACGACGCCCGCGGGCGCGTTCTACGCCTTCCCGTACATCGGGCACCTGGGCATCTCGTCGAAAGACTTCGCCCTGAAGTTCCTCGACCGCGAGAAGGTCGCCGTCGTCCCCGGCACCGCGTTCGGCGCGTGCGGCGAGGGCCACGTGCGCTGCGCGTACGCGACCTCCATGGAGAACATCCAGGAGGCCATGCGGCGCATGGCCCGGTTCGTGAAGGGGCTGTAG
- a CDS encoding Lrp/AsnC family transcriptional regulator — MDELLTILKNNALEKPETIARMLNLSVDVVKARIAEYEKQGIIRGYQAILNVDQLDVAQCTAVIEVKVTPEREGGFDRIASRISRYPEVQSVYLMSGAYDLLLFVAGKDLKEVAFFVSEKLATLDGVVSTATHFMLKTYKHHGVLMETQDADERLQVSP; from the coding sequence ATGGACGAATTACTCACGATTTTGAAGAACAACGCGCTGGAGAAGCCGGAGACCATCGCGCGGATGCTGAACCTTTCCGTGGACGTGGTGAAGGCGCGGATCGCCGAGTACGAGAAGCAGGGCATCATCCGCGGCTACCAGGCGATCCTGAACGTGGACCAGCTCGATGTCGCCCAGTGCACGGCCGTGATCGAGGTCAAGGTCACGCCGGAGCGCGAGGGCGGGTTCGACCGCATCGCCTCCCGGATCAGCCGCTACCCCGAGGTGCAGTCCGTCTACCTGATGTCCGGGGCGTACGACCTGCTGCTCTTCGTGGCCGGGAAGGACCTCAAGGAAGTCGCCTTCTTCGTCAGCGAGAAGCTGGCGACGCTGGACGGGGTGGTGTCCACCGCGACCCATTTCATGCTCAAGACCTACAAGCACCACGGGGTGCTCATGGAGACCCAGGATGCCGACGAACGACTCCAAGTCTCCCCCTAG
- a CDS encoding glycosyltransferase codes for MMLIFRVVLLAISAVLWAAICVRLRYLETRFPPLDSTTPQPSPPGGWPAVSVVIPARNEERDISATLQALGRLDYPDFEIILVDDQSTDGTARAAEAAVRVLAAFRLLRGADRPDAGWAGKNWALVQGAAAARHDWLLFLDADVVLHPAALKQAMAAAQAGRADALSVLPAIECRTIWEKTIMPLFALLSALIEPMDRANRPGSAGSRLSGAFILTRRAAYEAAGGHRAVAGQIIEDMALARNLKRGGFALRLFWTHDLLATRMYDTFRDLWAGLVRLSYPMMEYRPERLLLAWAAALVGAWLPWLALAGGGPSAAAGLLLIAIMPIALRKILQILRIPWTCGLLLPPAALVYCLAATWSAARHHAGRGIAWKQRRYGQSP; via the coding sequence ATGATGCTGATCTTCAGGGTGGTTTTGCTGGCGATTTCGGCGGTTCTCTGGGCCGCGATCTGCGTGCGCCTCCGCTACCTCGAAACGCGGTTCCCGCCACTGGACTCGACGACGCCGCAGCCATCCCCGCCCGGCGGCTGGCCGGCGGTGTCGGTCGTGATCCCGGCGCGGAACGAGGAACGCGATATCAGCGCGACGCTGCAGGCGCTCGGGCGGCTGGACTACCCGGACTTCGAGATCATCCTGGTGGACGATCAGTCCACGGACGGCACGGCCCGGGCCGCCGAGGCGGCGGTCCGGGTGTTGGCAGCATTCCGCCTGCTCCGCGGGGCCGACCGGCCGGACGCCGGCTGGGCGGGCAAGAACTGGGCGCTCGTCCAGGGCGCGGCGGCGGCGCGGCACGACTGGCTGCTTTTCCTCGACGCCGACGTGGTGTTGCATCCGGCCGCGTTGAAGCAGGCGATGGCCGCCGCGCAGGCCGGCCGGGCGGACGCGTTAAGCGTGCTGCCGGCGATCGAGTGCCGGACGATCTGGGAGAAAACCATCATGCCGCTCTTCGCGCTGTTGAGCGCGCTGATCGAGCCGATGGACCGAGCCAACCGGCCGGGCAGCGCCGGCTCGCGCCTCTCCGGGGCGTTCATCCTCACGCGCCGCGCCGCTTACGAAGCCGCCGGCGGGCACCGCGCCGTCGCCGGACAGATCATCGAGGACATGGCGCTGGCGCGGAACCTCAAGCGCGGAGGGTTCGCCCTACGGCTTTTCTGGACCCACGACCTGCTGGCGACGCGGATGTACGACACGTTCCGCGACCTGTGGGCGGGCCTGGTCCGGTTGAGCTACCCGATGATGGAGTACCGGCCGGAGCGACTGCTGCTCGCGTGGGCGGCCGCGCTGGTCGGCGCGTGGCTCCCGTGGCTGGCGCTGGCCGGGGGCGGGCCGTCGGCCGCGGCCGGCCTGCTGCTCATCGCGATCATGCCGATCGCGCTTCGGAAAATCCTTCAAATCCTGCGCATCCCGTGGACCTGCGGGCTGCTGCTCCCGCCGGCCGCGCTGGTCTACTGCCTCGCCGCCACGTGGTCCGCCGCGAGGCACCATGCGGGCCGCGGGATCGCGTGGAAGCAGCGGCGATATGGGCAGTCCCCATAG
- a CDS encoding zinc ribbon domain-containing protein, translating into MPIFEYECGKCRRVSSFLVRNPAGHQPPACPRCGHPDTTRVFSRFASVKSGRAGPAGGDGPDLATLDGLDENDPRSLGRAMRKMAEETGEPIPPEMDNMMRRLEAGEDPEKLGAEMEGLEGGGPAGDDTLYEG; encoded by the coding sequence ATGCCGATTTTTGAATACGAGTGCGGAAAATGCCGGCGAGTCTCCAGCTTCCTCGTCCGGAATCCTGCCGGCCACCAGCCGCCGGCCTGCCCGCGCTGCGGCCACCCGGACACGACGCGCGTGTTCTCCCGCTTCGCCTCCGTGAAATCCGGCCGCGCCGGCCCGGCCGGAGGCGACGGGCCGGACCTGGCCACGCTGGATGGGCTGGACGAAAACGACCCCCGCTCGCTCGGCCGCGCCATGCGGAAGATGGCCGAGGAGACCGGCGAGCCGATACCGCCGGAAATGGATAACATGATGCGGCGGCTCGAGGCCGGCGAGGACCCGGAAAAACTCGGCGCGGAAATGGAAGGCCTGGAGGGCGGCGGCCCGGCCGGCGACGACACCCTGTATGAAGGATAA
- the rpsI gene encoding 30S ribosomal protein S9 — protein sequence MAHKVVEYSATGRRKTSVARVRIAHGVGKTTVNGRDFKDYFPVEAVRQFIEQPFEAADMTKRFDVMANVTGGGIMGQAGALRHGIARALLLADVNLREKLKGGGFLTRDPRMKERKKYGQPGARKRFQFSKR from the coding sequence GTGGCACACAAAGTAGTGGAATATTCGGCGACGGGGCGGCGCAAGACTTCCGTGGCGCGCGTGCGCATCGCGCACGGCGTGGGGAAGACCACCGTCAACGGCAGGGACTTCAAGGATTACTTCCCCGTGGAGGCGGTCCGGCAGTTCATCGAGCAGCCCTTCGAGGCGGCCGACATGACGAAGCGATTCGACGTGATGGCCAATGTGACCGGCGGCGGCATCATGGGCCAGGCCGGCGCGCTGCGGCACGGGATCGCCCGCGCCCTCCTGCTGGCCGACGTGAACCTGCGCGAGAAGCTCAAGGGCGGCGGGTTCCTGACCCGCGACCCGCGCATGAAGGAGCGCAAGAAGTACGGCCAGCCCGGCGCCCGCAAGCGCTTCCAGTTCTCGAAGCGATAA